In a single window of the Amycolatopsis sp. cg5 genome:
- a CDS encoding helix-turn-helix domain-containing protein: MLAITDLGQLTAQARADSSPPPPSCASLHALGVTTDLLTAARILRVGRTKAYQLAKSGDFPVPATRIGRHYVVAVAHITELLGLDEKHSS, translated from the coding sequence GTGCTCGCGATCACCGACCTCGGCCAGCTCACCGCCCAGGCGCGCGCAGACAGTTCACCGCCGCCGCCGTCGTGCGCGAGTCTGCACGCGCTGGGCGTCACAACGGACCTGCTGACCGCCGCACGCATCCTGCGCGTCGGCCGAACAAAGGCCTATCAGCTCGCGAAGTCCGGCGACTTCCCGGTTCCGGCTACGCGCATCGGCCGCCACTACGTCGTCGCCGTCGCCCACATCACCGAACTTCTCGGACTGGACGAAAAACACTCGTCCTAA